The window AACGTTGGATaactttgttattttattttcttctattgttAATGTGCTTGGGGTGATTGAATGTGAAGGTGATGTTAATGATAGGTTGCAAGCAGAAGCTTTTTCGAGTAAAATTAAAGCATTTGAATTTATTTTCTTGCTTCACTTTATGTTGAAAGTGTTGATAATGTCAAACGAGTTGAGCAAAGCTTTACAGAAGAAAGAGCAAGATATTGTCAATGCCATGATATTTCTTGATATCACGAAGGAAATGCTGCAAGAAATGAGAGATGAAGGATGGGAACCATTGATGGATGAAGTATTTTCATTTTGTGCAAAACATGATATTTTGGTGCCCAAGATGGAAGAATTCTATATTCCTGAAAAGTCGAAACATAGGCCTTCTAGTGTTACTTATTCACATCACTTACGTGTTGAGCTTTTTTATGCAGTGATTGATTTGCAACTTCTGGAGCTTAATAGTCGTTTTGATGTTATGAGTAGTAACTTGCTTCTTGGTATGGCTAGCTTGAATCTGGCTGACTCGTTTGCTAATTTTGATAAGGAAAGAATAATGACATTGGCCAAGCATTATCCCTATGAGTTTGGTGAATTGAAGCTTCGAGATCTTAGTCGCCAACTTGACACTTTCATATGGCACATGGAACATGGTGAGCCTAGGTTCTCTGATTTGAAAGGAATTGGTGATTTGGCAAAATCATTGGTTGAGGTAAATCTTGTGGAGACTTATTGACTTGTTTATTTGCTTGTGAAGTTGACTTTAATTTTACCTGTCGCAACTGCAACGGTAGAAAGAGCATTCTCATCCATGAAGTACATCAAAGATGAATTTCGTAGTAGTATTAGTGATGCATTTTTAAATGATTGTTTAGTTTGTTACTTTGAGAAGGAAGTATTTGTAAATATAAGCAATGATGCTATTATTGAccgttttcaaaatatgaaagcGCGTCGAGTTCAACTATGAGTGGACAATGTACTTTTGTTATATTAGTATCAAGTTAATGGTATTTGATAatattgatatttttattttgatgataaattatcATAGTCATTTCAAAGAGTTGCACCCGAACTTTATCGCTGGTGATTGGGATACTAAAGATAATGATGCCCCCGTTATGCATAAATCCTGGGTTCGCCTCTggacatcaaaatcaatcatgtcaagaagtaaaagatctacatgagtctcacgactcccaatggtgaccacacacgaacgataaacacgatctacaataatagcatctcccactggtgtggatacatacacaggagcactcaaagaattacggggcacaaccaaataggaagcaaaataggatgacacataggagtaagtagatcccggatcaaataaaactgaagcatctcaactgcaaactgaaacagtacctatgataacagtgtcagatgactcagtctcaggcctggctgggaaagaataacaccggggctgggccccaccaccctgaactacgtccctgggatggcctctagctggctggtctccacctctaatggcatgacctccacctctaacggtttggcccctacctctggctgcctgacccctgcctctagctggctgagcaggtggtgcagcaactggtgccggaaccatggcacgagaactctgatgttgtgagctgcctgtttgcccgagggcaaaatctagcaatgtg is drawn from Nicotiana tabacum cultivar K326 chromosome 22, ASM71507v2, whole genome shotgun sequence and contains these coding sequences:
- the LOC142175723 gene encoding uncharacterized protein LOC142175723, whose protein sequence is MNCLKALILQETPSTYSVHCFAHQLQLTLVAVAKKHKEVETFFAIVTNVLNVIGVSFKRRDQLREHQAELLEQLLESGEVQSDVNDRLQAEAFSSKIKAFEFIFLLHFMLKVLIMSNELSKALQKKEQDIVNAMIFLDITKEMLQEMRDEGWEPLMDEVFSFCAKHDILVPKMEEFYIPEKSKHRPSSVTYSHHLRVELFYAVIDLQLLELNSRFDVMSSNLLLGMASLNLADSFANFDKERIMTLAKHYPYEFGELKLRDLSRQLDTFIWHMEHGEPRFSDLKGIGDLAKSLVELTLILPVATATVERAFSSMKYIKDEFRSSISDAFLNDCLVCYFEKEVFVNISNDAIIDRFQNMKARRVQL